In the genome of Marinomonas algicola, the window AATGCACTTGAACACCTTTTTGGATTAACTTCGTTTCTAGTTCGACCAATAATTCAGGTAACTTCACTAGAGAATTTTGTCTTACTTGAGCGCCTAATATTCTTAATGCTTCTAATTGAGTTTTGTCGTCAAAAGCAAGATCGCGTTTTTCCATCAAGCCATTCATAGCCGATAAAAAATTAGCTCGAAGTTTCTTATCTTTTACAGCGGCTTCGCTGCGCTCTTGAAAAGGGTCTGTTGTTGTATTCATTACTCACTACCTCCCTCAATAAGCCCTACTCTTCGAGCCACAAAACTTAATAAATGCTCCCCACTTCTCAACGTTAAAGCGCTCTTATCTTTTTCGGCTGCGCCTTTAATATTCATTAAGCAACCGCAATCAGAGCTTAAAAAAGTATCCGCTTTGGTATTCGACAAATGATCCAATTTGTCTTTCACCATAGCATTGGAAATCTCAGGATGCCTTACCGAAAAAGCCCCTCCAAAGCCACAACATTCCGTCACTTTTTCTGGCTCAACCAAATTCACATTTTTTAGCTGCTTCAGCAATGCTTTACCTGAGTCGGTTGTTTTCATTTCGCGTCGACTGCTACATGACGTATGTAGGGCAATCTTAGTCTGCTCACCCTGATCCACTAAAGGTAAATCACACACATGCACCAAAAAATCGGTGAGTTCATAAATTCGCTCAGAGAATTCCTGGGCTTGTTGGTCGTATTCCGTGCCCTCAAACAATCTAGGGTAATGCATTTTCATCATGCCTCCACATGACCCTGAAGGTACAACAATGGGATACTCTTCATTAAAAAGAGACATCTGAGCCAGCGCAACCGACCTTGCTTCCTCCTTGTAACCCGATGTATAGGCGGGCTGCCCGCAGCAAGTTTGGTCTTGTGGAAACAATACCTCTACTCCCGCATGCTCTAATAAAAGCACCCCCGACATGCCTGCCTCTGGGTAAAACAAATCCACCAAACACGTACCAAAAACATACACTTTTTTTGGTTTGGATGGATACAATTTTAATGGACTCGATAGATCATCAGAAAGCGAATCAACTAGCGAATCATCTGGAATAAAATGATGGACAGGCATGGTATTTCCTCAAATGCAAAACCTCATTATTCAGTCAACAAGCCAATAACAGAGAAGTCACATTGACAGTCAAAATGAGATTGATTTTTATAATTATGTATATTGGTAATACCAGTATTACCAATATTTCTTTTATTTTAGACATGCCATGATCATAAAATCAACCAAAGACTTAATTTACGGAGGAAAAAGTATAATAAGGCTGTTTTTTAATTGAAAAAAATGGTCTTACCAATTACGATTTCAGTATTCATTTTAGATACAGGCTTCACTATGTCACGCTCACTTCCCTCACAAGGAAAACTCTCTGACCTTATTACCAAAGAGTTAGAAACCATGATGATAGAAGGATTACTTAAACCAGGAGACAGGCTACCACCAGAAAGAGAATTAGCAGAACGCTTCGATGTTTCCCGACCCTCCTTAAGAGAAGCCATTCAAAACCTTAAAGCAAAAGGCATGGTGGTCAGTAGACAAGGTGGCGGCAACTACATCAGTGAGGATTTAGGCAGTGAACTACGTGACCCTCTCTTACAAGCCATGTCAACTCATCCAGAATTCCGTTATGATTTACTCGAATTCAGAGACGCAATGGAAGGTATTTCAACCTACTATGCGGCGATTCGTAGTACAGATGAAGATAAAGAAAAGCTAACGAATGCCTATAATGAACTGATTAATGCAAACCAAGAAAAGAACCCAGCGCTTGAAGCGAAGCTTGATGCCGCCTTTCATTTAACCATAGCCGAATGCGCTCATAACGCGGTCATGTTGCATACCATGCGCGCTCTATTTCAAATGCTTGCGCAAAGCATTGCGGCCAATTTAGATTATTTATTTCAACACGCTGAAGCTCGTGGCAAAGTAATGGAACAGCATACCGCCATTTATCAAGCCATTATGGAGAGCGACCCTCAAGCCGCTAAAAATGCGATTCATAGTCATTTGTCTTATGTTGAGGATATCTTGCTCGAAGTCAGTCGACTTGAATCACGAAGACAAAGGGCCCTTAAGCAAGCCAATCTTCTTCGATAACTCATATAAAGTCGGTTTATTTTTTATTTTATTAAAAGAGTCCATTGTGAATATTCTAGTAATCGGCTACGTATGGCCAGAACCTAACTCTTCTGCGGCAGGTAGCCGTATGATGCAATTATTAACCAGTTTTAGAGATCAACATTGGAATGTCACTTTTGCCAGCCCAGCGCAACAGTCCGACCATATGGCCAACCTTGATGAACTTGATATTCAATCTGTCTCCATTGAGTTGAACAACAGCAGTTTCGATGAATTCATTCAAAATTTGGTCCCAGATGCTGTCATGTTTGACCGTTTTATGATGGAAGAGCAATTTGGTTGGCGAGTGGAAAAACACGCCCCAGATGCATTGCGCTTACTGAATACAGAAGATTTGCATAGCCTACGCCAAGCGAGGCATCACGCCGTAAAA includes:
- a CDS encoding (Fe-S)-binding protein, translating into MPVHHFIPDDSLVDSLSDDLSSPLKLYPSKPKKVYVFGTCLVDLFYPEAGMSGVLLLEHAGVEVLFPQDQTCCGQPAYTSGYKEEARSVALAQMSLFNEEYPIVVPSGSCGGMMKMHYPRLFEGTEYDQQAQEFSERIYELTDFLVHVCDLPLVDQGEQTKIALHTSCSSRREMKTTDSGKALLKQLKNVNLVEPEKVTECCGFGGAFSVRHPEISNAMVKDKLDHLSNTKADTFLSSDCGCLMNIKGAAEKDKSALTLRSGEHLLSFVARRVGLIEGGSE
- a CDS encoding FCD domain-containing protein, which gives rise to MSRSLPSQGKLSDLITKELETMMIEGLLKPGDRLPPERELAERFDVSRPSLREAIQNLKAKGMVVSRQGGGNYISEDLGSELRDPLLQAMSTHPEFRYDLLEFRDAMEGISTYYAAIRSTDEDKEKLTNAYNELINANQEKNPALEAKLDAAFHLTIAECAHNAVMLHTMRALFQMLAQSIAANLDYLFQHAEARGKVMEQHTAIYQAIMESDPQAAKNAIHSHLSYVEDILLEVSRLESRRQRALKQANLLR